In the Topomyia yanbarensis strain Yona2022 chromosome 3, ASM3024719v1, whole genome shotgun sequence genome, one interval contains:
- the LOC131686921 gene encoding uncharacterized protein LOC131686921, with protein MGIYEAENTHNNGVTNIKLAGDKVIVARLSGRIDFLRLETYTQGCQIDWGFTSAYGRTHERTGSAGSISLFPLSAGSNPSTALPAQHHVSEEYHGVSQQGHRRHVWKWRAVQS; from the exons ATG GGTATATATGAAGCCGAAAACACCCACAACAATGGGGTAACTAACATAAAGCTCGCCGGTGACAAAGTGATAGTCGCACGGTTGAGTGGAAGAATCGATTTTCTGAGACTGGAAACGTACACGCAAGGTTGTCAGATCGATTGGGGATTTACGTCTGCATATGGGCGAA CCCACGAACGCACCGGTTCGGCAGGAAGCATTAGTTTATTTCCGCTATCCGCCGGCTCAAATCCGTCCACAGCGTTGCCAGCTCAACATCACGTATCCGAGGAGTATCATGGAGTTTCACAGCAGGGTCACCGTCGACATGTTTGGAAGTGGCGGGCGGTACAGTCATGA
- the LOC131686920 gene encoding dnaJ protein homolog 1-like: protein MGKDFYKILGVSRGASDDEIKKAYRKLALKYHPDKNKSPQAEERFKEVAEAYEVLSDKKKRDIFDQYGEDGLKGGPGGGGTNDANGSFSYQFHGDPRATFAQFFGTSDPFGVFFGSDGVGSNMFYHEIGGDMHDPFGLGGRGGMGGSFPGAARSQSFNVNGSPNRKHKMQDPLIEHDLYVTLEDVNVGCQKRMKISKMVMRQDGSARKEEKILNINVKPGWKAGTKITFPREGDQVPGKIPADIVFIIRDKPHPHFKREGSDIKYTAKISLRQSLCGTVVKVPTLSGEQLSISTVGEIVKPNTVKRLQGRGLPFPKEPSRRGDLLLAFDIQFPSQLSPNAKDILADLLPLDGNS, encoded by the coding sequence ATGGGAAAAGATTTCTATAAGATTTTGGGAGTGTCGAGGGGGGCTTCGGATGATGAGATCAAAAAGGCTTACCGAAAGTTGGCGCTGAAGTACCATCCGGACAAGAACAAGAGCCCCCAGGCCGAGGAACGGTTTAAGGAAGTGGCAGAAGCCTACGAAGTACTATCGGACAAGAAGAAGCGTGACATATTCGACCAGTACGGCGAGGACGGTTTGAAGGGTGGACCCGGAGGCGGTGGCACTAATGATGCAAATGGATCATTCTCGTATCAGTTCCATGGAGACCCAAGGGCAACGTTTGCACAATTTTTCGGAACAAGTGATCCGTTTGGAGTGTTTTTCGGAAGTGATGGCGTCGGATCGAATATGTTCTATCACGAGATTGGCGGAGATATGCATGATCCGTTCGGACTTGGTGGTCGCGGTGGAATGGGAGGAAGTTTCCCTGGTGCTGCCAGATCGCAGTCGTTCAATGTGAATGGTTCGCCCAACAGAAAGCATAAGATGCAGGATCCATTGATAGAGCATGACCTGTACGTGACGCTTGAGGACGTGAATGTAGGTTGTCAAAAGAGaatgaaaatttccaaaatggtCATGCGACAGGATGGAAGCGCTCGGAAAGAAGAAAAGATTCTGAATATTAACGTGAAACCCGGCTGGAAGGCTGGTACAAAAATTACTTTCCCGAGAGAAGGCGACCAAGTTCCTGGAAAAATTCCTGCCGACATTGTGTTCATCATCCGGGATAAACCGCATCCGCATTTTAAACGAGAAGGTAGTGACATTAAGTACACGGCGAAAATCTCCCTTCGTCAGTCACTGTGTGGGACCGTGGTCAAAGTTCCTACACTCAGCGGGGAACAGCTATCGATATCAACCGTTGGGGAAATTGTGAAGCCAAACACAGTGAAAAGGTTACAGGGCAGAGGCCTACCATTCCCGAAAGAGCCATCCCGACGAGGAGATCTGCTGCTGGCATTTGATATCCAATTCCCCAGCCAGTTGAGTCCAAACGCCAAGGACATCCTGGCGGATTTGCTACCATTGGATGGGAATTCCTAA